From a region of the Deltaproteobacteria bacterium genome:
- a CDS encoding BrnA antitoxin family protein → MNGKNKKQENDAQLDAEARALALKPDSELDFSDIPEIEDWDNAVRGKFYRPLKQSISIRVDRDVLAWFKARKGAYQTSINKALREYIITHTQK, encoded by the coding sequence ATGAACGGCAAAAATAAAAAACAAGAAAACGATGCTCAATTAGATGCCGAAGCTCGAGCCTTGGCTTTGAAGCCAGACAGCGAGCTAGATTTCAGCGATATCCCCGAAATCGAGGATTGGGACAACGCGGTACGTGGCAAGTTCTACCGACCCCTAAAACAATCCATTTCAATTCGTGTCGATCGTGATGTTCTTGCCTGGTTTAAAGCACGTAAGGGGGCCTATCAAACCAGCATCAACAAAGCTCTACGTGAATATATCATCACGCACACACAAAAATAG
- a CDS encoding BrnT family toxin, giving the protein MNDFVWDEEKSRLNVLKHGVSFELAIEVFQDPRCLTKIDERFDYGEQRWVTTGLVRGIVILLVVYTEQSENEEEIDVIRIISARRASRQEREAYERQK; this is encoded by the coding sequence GTGAATGACTTTGTTTGGGACGAAGAGAAGAGTCGGCTCAACGTGCTCAAACACGGTGTCAGCTTCGAACTGGCGATAGAGGTGTTTCAAGATCCGCGTTGCTTAACCAAAATTGACGAGCGTTTCGATTATGGTGAGCAACGTTGGGTTACAACCGGCCTGGTCCGTGGTATCGTTATTTTACTCGTGGTTTACACAGAGCAGAGTGAAAATGAGGAGGAAATCGATGTCATCCGCATCATCTCGGCGCGACGCGCATCACGACAAGAACGAGAAGCATATGAACGGCAAAAATAA
- a CDS encoding PIN domain-containing protein yields MPQLFFLDTNIFVYTFDNSSPQKKEHCIDLVQKALTSCNGLISSQVVQEFCNLAMRKFVVPFSCSECHMYLDEVLLPLCRVYPSENLYHIAIQLCERYLLSWYDSLIVAAAVQAGCDIIYTEDLQHGMQISDVKICNPFINE; encoded by the coding sequence ATGCCACAACTTTTTTTTCTTGATACTAATATTTTTGTATATACTTTTGACAATTCATCCCCACAAAAAAAAGAACATTGTATAGATTTAGTGCAAAAAGCATTAACTAGTTGCAATGGGTTAATCTCATCACAAGTGGTGCAAGAATTTTGTAATTTAGCTATGCGAAAATTTGTTGTGCCTTTTAGCTGTAGCGAATGTCACATGTATCTTGATGAGGTTTTATTGCCTCTTTGTCGGGTATATCCAAGTGAAAATCTTTATCATATTGCGATACAGTTATGTGAACGATATCTATTATCTTGGTATGATAGTCTTATTGTGGCGGCAGCCGTACAAGCAGGTTGTGATATTATATATACCGAAGATTTACAGCATGGTATGCAAATTAGTGATGTTAAAATTTGCAATCCGTTTATTAATGAATGA
- a CDS encoding type II toxin-antitoxin system RelE/ParE family toxin, whose translation MEYKIVLHRKAVDELQELKSPLRQKIKETIDHLAIEPRPNNAAKLKGRPNAYRIRFEDYRLIYEVHATEIVIYIIGIAHRREVYQRLLRRQ comes from the coding sequence ATGGAATATAAAATTGTATTGCATCGCAAGGCAGTAGACGAACTACAAGAACTAAAATCACCATTAAGACAAAAAATAAAAGAAACAATTGACCATTTGGCTATTGAACCAAGACCTAATAATGCTGCCAAGTTAAAGGGTCGCCCCAATGCTTATCGAATACGTTTTGAAGATTATCGCTTAATTTATGAAGTGCATGCGACAGAGATAGTGATATATATTATCGGTATAGCTCATCGTCGCGAAGTCTATCAAAGATTATTACGTAGACAATAA
- a CDS encoding response regulator transcription factor: MKVLIAEDDTNIRAGLIDILKGEGYETFAAANGTEALALFVSERPDFICLDIMMPGKSGYDVCREIRKTNETIPIVFITAKSEEIDKVVGLELGADDFITKPFGVKEVIARIRAVSRRCNAMSTPVKTDTVFCLADLMVAPLELRAWRGNNVIELSLREMRLLRLLYDNAGQAVTRDQIFNECWGLDFVPNSRTLDQHIAQLRKRIEQDPKNPQIIQTVHGVGYRYEKGD, translated from the coding sequence ATGAAAGTCCTGATTGCCGAAGATGATACCAACATTCGTGCCGGCCTAATTGATATTCTCAAAGGTGAAGGGTATGAAACTTTCGCCGCAGCTAATGGTACTGAAGCGCTGGCGTTATTTGTTAGCGAACGACCTGATTTTATTTGCCTTGATATTATGATGCCTGGCAAAAGCGGCTATGATGTTTGTCGTGAAATTCGTAAAACCAACGAAACCATACCTATTGTCTTTATTACCGCTAAGAGCGAAGAAATTGATAAAGTAGTTGGTCTTGAACTTGGCGCTGACGATTTTATTACCAAGCCTTTTGGGGTCAAAGAAGTCATCGCGCGCATTCGTGCAGTTAGCCGACGCTGTAATGCTATGAGTACTCCTGTAAAAACTGATACTGTTTTTTGCCTTGCTGACTTAATGGTGGCACCGCTTGAACTGCGCGCCTGGCGTGGCAATAATGTAATAGAATTAAGCCTGCGTGAAATGCGCCTTTTACGATTGCTTTATGATAATGCTGGTCAAGCTGTAACTCGCGATCAAATTTTTAATGAATGCTGGGGACTTGATTTTGTACCTAACTCACGCACACTTGATCAACATATTGCCCAGCTACGAAAACGTATTGAACAAGACCCAAAAAATCCCCAAATTATTCAAACTGTACATGGAGTCGGGTATCGTTACGAAAAAGGTGATTAA
- a CDS encoding HAMP domain-containing histidine kinase — protein MPRRLLLAMIVLFLAPVLMLAVVAIRAVNTEQKIIETRFATLSKNRLIDLRARVTTLLITRARQLEKFSITDTLKPEELRSLTRNITFVTQLLLVNKNGTIIYPSPNAAQTNAEKEFLQRTAQLWKARDSFIRPSDIATEVNQRSGWYTWYWENGLEVMYWRRLNNQTIVAFEISRPRLLADIIATLPVRQNQESVSNGCTRLTDSRGQALYQWGECLETDAKQPFVDIALDEPLEALRLQYFTAANFTSSILTSSQLAMFAGITAVVFTIALLGVYVFRENTKTLRQARTRVSFVNQVSHELKTPLTNIRMYAEMLLSRLEDDPEVDPNNEHYLRVVVSESQRLTRLIANVLTFAQRERKELTLHRSVQVLDQVIANVIEQFAPALVQKQMNIRFDSGAPTPALFDADAVAQITANLINNAEKYARAGGEVLITTQQHKAQLRISVIDRGEGIAKEHAHKIFAPFTRLSNKVTEGVSGTGIGLTIAQALARLHGGDLKLIPSDIGAHFEVTLHAPEVQT, from the coding sequence ATGCCACGACGACTGCTATTGGCAATGATCGTTTTATTTCTTGCCCCAGTGCTAATGCTTGCCGTCGTGGCTATTCGTGCCGTTAACACTGAACAAAAAATTATCGAAACACGTTTTGCCACTCTAAGTAAAAATCGCCTTATCGATTTACGAGCTCGGGTAACTACATTGCTTATAACTCGTGCCCGACAGCTTGAAAAATTTTCAATTACAGACACACTAAAACCCGAAGAATTGCGTTCTCTTACTCGCAATATTACTTTTGTAACTCAGCTACTACTCGTTAATAAAAACGGTACTATTATTTATCCCTCACCTAATGCAGCACAAACTAATGCTGAAAAAGAGTTTTTACAGCGTACTGCCCAACTATGGAAAGCTCGTGATTCTTTTATACGTCCCAGTGATATAGCTACAGAGGTTAATCAACGTTCCGGTTGGTATACTTGGTATTGGGAAAATGGTCTCGAAGTAATGTATTGGCGTCGTTTAAATAATCAAACCATTGTAGCTTTTGAAATAAGTCGCCCACGCCTACTTGCTGATATAATAGCAACCTTACCGGTGCGCCAAAATCAAGAATCAGTATCTAATGGTTGTACACGACTTACTGATAGCCGCGGTCAAGCTCTTTACCAGTGGGGGGAATGCCTAGAAACTGATGCAAAGCAGCCCTTTGTTGACATTGCTTTAGATGAACCCCTTGAAGCTTTACGTCTGCAATATTTTACTGCTGCTAACTTTACGAGCAGCATACTAACTAGCAGTCAGCTTGCAATGTTCGCAGGTATTACCGCGGTTGTTTTCACTATCGCCTTATTAGGTGTCTATGTTTTTCGGGAAAACACTAAAACTCTTCGCCAGGCTCGTACTCGTGTTTCTTTTGTTAATCAAGTTTCACATGAATTAAAAACACCACTAACCAATATTCGCATGTATGCCGAAATGTTGTTGTCACGGCTTGAAGATGATCCTGAAGTAGACCCTAACAACGAACATTATTTACGTGTGGTGGTCTCTGAAAGCCAGCGGCTAACCCGCCTAATCGCTAATGTTCTAACCTTTGCTCAACGCGAGCGTAAAGAACTTACGCTTCATCGCTCGGTGCAAGTGTTAGACCAGGTTATCGCAAATGTAATTGAACAATTCGCACCAGCATTAGTGCAAAAACAAATGAATATACGCTTTGATTCAGGGGCGCCAACACCAGCACTTTTTGATGCAGATGCAGTAGCACAAATCACCGCCAACTTAATTAATAATGCGGAAAAATATGCCCGTGCTGGTGGTGAAGTCTTAATCACCACGCAACAACATAAAGCCCAATTACGTATTAGTGTTATTGATCGTGGCGAAGGTATCGCCAAAGAACATGCCCACAAAATATTTGCGCCGTTTACGCGCCTTAGCAATAAAGTTACCGAAGGGGTCTCAGGCACTGGTATTGGGTTAACTATTGCTCAAGCTTTAGCACGTTTGCACGGTGGCGATCTAAAACTTATACCAAGCGACATTGGTGCACATTTTGAAGTAACTTTGCATGCTCCCGAGGTACAAACATGA